A part of Paenibacillus donghaensis genomic DNA contains:
- a CDS encoding recombinase family protein, protein MRKLMFNMLGSFTQFERDLIVERTTEGRKRAKAKGTHMERPAQDASIIKRALKLYAERESNRLTVSEIIKSTGHPLCQRSVVY, encoded by the coding sequence ATGCGGAAATTAATGTTTAACATGTTAGGCTCATTCACACAGTTTGAGAGAGACTTGATTGTAGAACGTACCACAGAGGGTAGAAAACGGGCCAAGGCAAAGGGGACTCATATGGAGCGTCCTGCACAGGATGCAAGTATCATTAAACGTGCATTGAAACTATACGCTGAGAGAGAGTCTAATAGACTGACAGTAAGCGAGATCATCAAGTCCACTGGTCATCCGCTTTGCCAACGATCTGTCGTGTATTGA
- a CDS encoding recombinase family protein, producing MPKYGYARVSTVGQSKHGNSLEHQVNLLLSEGVAQLYIFVDSFTGSKMDRPQFSKLFQVLKAGDTLIVTKLDRFARSTMEGEKIVKSLIERGVRIHILNMGVLDNTPTSILIRTIFFAFAEFERNMIIERTAEGKAIAKQKTGFREGRPPKFTPRQLDNAISMLQNHTMNDVVAITTISESTIKRELKKRRLQNGQV from the coding sequence ATGCCGAAATACGGGTATGCCCGAGTAAGTACTGTTGGACAGTCGAAACATGGTAATAGTTTGGAGCACCAAGTCAATCTGTTACTTTCCGAGGGGGTCGCTCAATTATATATCTTTGTCGATAGTTTTACAGGATCGAAAATGGATCGGCCTCAGTTCTCCAAGTTATTTCAGGTTTTGAAGGCTGGCGATACATTGATCGTGACCAAGTTGGATCGATTTGCCCGCTCAACTATGGAAGGTGAAAAGATCGTAAAAAGCTTAATCGAACGTGGCGTTCGGATTCACATTCTTAATATGGGGGTCTTGGATAACACACCGACTAGCATTTTAATACGAACGATCTTCTTCGCCTTTGCCGAGTTTGAGCGGAATATGATTATTGAGCGGACTGCAGAAGGTAAGGCAATTGCAAAACAGAAAACTGGTTTCCGAGAAGGTCGTCCACCGAAATTTACACCGCGACAATTGGATAATGCGATTAGCATGCTCCAGAACCATACCATGAATGACGTTGTCGCAATAACCACGATTAGTGAAAGCACAATTAAGCGAGAGCTTAAGAAACGGAGGCTTCAAAATGGACAAGTATAA